The following nucleotide sequence is from Actinomycetota bacterium.
GCGAGGTCGCGATTCGTGGAACGTGCGTGATGAAGGAGTACTTCGAGAATCCCGAAGAGACGGCGGCGTCGGTCGACGAGGACGGCTGGTTCTACACCGGAGACATCGGTCGGCTCGATGATCGCGGGTATCTGACACTCGTGGATCGCAAGAAGGAGATGTACATCACCGGCGGCTACAACGTCTATCCGCGAGAGGTCGAGGAGCAGATCAGCCACCATCCCGAGGTGGCGCTGGTTGCGTGCCTCGGCACCGACGATGCGGTGATGGGCGAGGTCGGATCCGTCTACATCGTTCCCAAGCCGGGTGCGGAGCTGAGCGCGAATGAGGTCCTCGTGCACTGCCGGCAAGGCCTGGCCGAGTACAAGATCCCCCGGTATGTTCACATCCGGGAAGCCTTGCCACTGACCTCACTCGGCAAGGTGGACAAGAGGAAGCTGCGCAGCGAGGTCGAGGGGGCATAGTGGAGACCCTTCGACTCGAAACCGACGGCCCCGTCACCTGGGTGTGGCTCGACCGGCCCGAGCGTCGGAACTCGTTCGACCAGACCACCCTCACCGAGCTGCGCGAATCGTTCGAGATGCTGGACGCAGACGAGACCGTCGGCGCCGTCGTCCTCGCCGCTCGCGGACCGGTCTTCTCCGCCGGCTTCGACGTCGAGTGGATGCTGAGACTCACCGCCAAGACGGTCAGACAAGAGCTCGCGGGCATCCGGGCGGTCTACGACACGATCGAGGGGTGCTCGAAGCCGTTCATCGTCGCCGTAGACGGCCCGGCCGTGGGCGGCGGGCTGCTTCTCGCCCTCACCGCCGACATCCGGCTCGCCACCGAGCGGGCCGGCTTCGGCGCCCCGGAAGTGAAGATCGGGATCTTCCCCTCGCTGGATCTCGTCCCGCGTCTGGAGCGAATCGTGGGGCTGGGAATGGCAAAGCGCATGGTCCTGACCGGCGACATGATCTCCGCCTCCGAGGCCGAGGGCTCCGGGCTCGTCGGGCGCCTCATCTCACCAGACTCGCTACTCGATGAGGCGGGAACGTTGGCGAGAGATCTCGCAGACCTCCCTCCGATGGGCGTGCAAACAGCGAAGAAGGCGTTCGCGGCGTCGCGGCGTCCCGGACATGCCGAGTGGGAGATCGATGCGTTCACCCGTTGCTGGACGTCGCCGGAACGTGAGCCGGCAATGCGGGCGTTTCTGCAATCCAGATGACGGCGATACGAACTAGCGCCGTCACCGCCCCAACAGGGCACGGCGCGACCGGGGCAGCCAGGTCTCGCCCCTTCTTCCCCCGGTACGGATGGGCATGCACGGACCCGTACGCGGCCTGACTGCCGATCACCAGGATCTCGGATACGCCAAGGACCGCCCCTGTGGCTCGGATGGCATCATCAAACTCGCCCCCTCGTCATGATGCCGACTCGCTCCGGGCGGACTGCCCACAGATCCGAGCCCGTTCCGTAGCCGTCAAGACGCCTGCGAACGGGGTGACATACGGCAGCTCACGGGCGTGCGGCCGATGATCGACCGGAACATCGGCAATCTCTTCGACCCGACGCTCGAGAATCAGCACCTATTCGTCCAGCAATCCATGAGCTGTGGGATGCTGCTGCTCCATACGACAGAGCTTTCGTCGCTCCCGAGGCGGCGCAGCGGCGGGCTCTTGCGTTGTCAAGGGCCATCTTGACGTCCTCGCCGGTGGCCGACGGCGATCTCCGCCGGTGGCCAAGGACAACCCGTTTCGAGGCTTACTGTCTCATTCCAGCCAATATGCTCGGGCGTGCTGGCGCGAGTAGACAATGACGAGCGCAAGCAGGGTTGCTGCAAACGGAATCGCCGCGGTAAGTTGCACGGGCAAACCGCTGGTCTGAAGACGTAGTCCCGCCGCGATGATGAACGTAAACGCCGCGCCGATCGTCAGAACCCGGAGTGTGCTGCCGAAGGCCAGCATCACGATCACCACAGCGATCCAACCGCGTCCGGCCGTCATGTTTCCCGTGAAGAGCGTGACCTGCCCGATGGATAGCTGGGCGCCGCCCAGACCCGCCAGCAGGCCGGCCAGGACAAGGGCGAGGTACCGCATACGGGTGGCACTGACCCCGAGCGACTCGGCGGCGTCCGGGTGCATGCCTACGCCGCGTATTCGTAGCCCGATGACGTGGTGCTCGAGGAACCAGTGAGTCGCCGGCACCATGGCTATCGCCAGATAGATGAGGGCTGAGTGGCCGGACAACAGCTCGCCAAGGATCGGGATACCGTCGATGAAGGGAATCCGGATCGCATGCAATCCGAGGATCCTGGGATCGTCAAAGCTTCCCCGGGTGTCGAAGAGCAGTCGCAGCAAGAAACCCGTAATGCCGATCGCGGCAAGGTTGAGAGCGACGCCTGCGACGAACTCGTCACCGTCGAAGCTCACAACGATCACGGCAAGGAGTAGCGAGTACGTCGCTCCCGCGATCACTGCAACTGCGACGCCGGCCCAGGCGCTCTCGAAATGGTATGAGCCCCACACCGCGGCAAAGGCGCCGATCAACATGTTGCCTTCGAGAGCGATGTTGAAGATCCCCGCGCGCTCGGAGATGAAGCCGCCGAGTGCGACAAGCAGGATCGGAGCCAGGGCGCGAACGGCCGTGGAGAGGATTTCCGGATTGAGGAGTGCCTCCATCAGCCAACCGGCTTTGACTTGGCTGCAAGGCCAACCTGCACCGTCATCATCAAGATGATGGTTGCCTGCAGTATCGCTATGAATTCGAACGGTACGTTGGTCGCTCGCTCGATACCGGCGGCACCAGACGCCAAGATGCCGAAGAAGGCGCTCGTCAACACGAGAACCCACGCTCGGCGGCCCGCAAGGATTGCCGCCAAGATGCCAGTCCACGCGACGCCGGCAGTTGTGAGGACACCATCCGCGTAGCGATAGTGGACACCGAGGATCACGACCGCTCCTGTCAGCGCGGCAATCGAGCCCGAAAGGCCGAGGACGACGTAGGTCGTGCTTTTGATATCGATACCGGATGCTTCAGCAAAATCGCGATTGGCACCCATCATCCGGAGCCGATAGCCGAATCTCGTCCGGTTCACCAATACTGCAGTTGCTGCCACGACCGCCAAGATGATGAAGACGCCGTAGCCGAGTGTCGTACCGGCGACCAGGCGAGGAATGCGCACCGATTCCCTGACCGGAATTGTTTGCCCGCCGAGGGATCCGCCTTCCTGGAACGTGAAATTGACGAGGTACGACACGGCGCCGACCGCGATGAAGTTCAGCAGCAACGTGCTGATCAGGATCGGAACGCGGTACCGGATCTCCAGGTATCCACCGAGGATTGCGAGCAGTGCTCCAGCAAGAGCGCTCACCGCAAGTGTCGTCGGGATGGCGACAACTCCAGGCAGGCTTATCGCTGCACCGACCACGGCTGCAGTCAGTCCTCCCAATGCGAGTTGACCTTCTTGGCCTATGTTGAAGATCCCGGCACGAAGTGAAAGCCAGGCCGCACCGCCAACCCCCAAGATCGGAAGAACCCGTGCTGCCGTCATGGCAATTCGTTTCCCATCGCCGAGTGACTCGAACAACAGAGCGCGATAGGTGGCCATCGGGCTCTCCCCCGTCACGGCAACGATGAGGATCGCCAGCGCCAGCGTGACAAGACCTACCGTAAGCAGTCGGAGCGACCGCGTCACTGGAGTGCCATCTCTGCGCCTGGGCCATCCGAACTACCCAGACCTGCCATGTATCGACCGATGGTGTATCGATCCGTGCCACTCGGCACCTCGGCGACTATGCGACCATCGAACATGACCAGGATGCGCTGACTCAACTTGGTTATCTCCTCCAGGTCGGCCGAGATCAGCAGAACGGAGGTGCCCGCTCTGCGGTGCGCTTCAAGCGCGTCGCGGATTTGTTCGGTAGCGCCGATATCGACACCTCGAGTTGGTTGCTCCGCGATAATGAGTGAACTATCCAGTTCGAGTTCTCGGCCCACGACGAGCCTTTGGGCGTTGCCTCCTGACAAGTCGCGAGCTGCCGTGCCTCCACCGCGGACGTTGAAGGTCGTGACGACTTGGTCGGCCCAAGATCGCATCGCCGCTCGATCGAGCCATCCTCGTCGGCTCAGGCCATGGCGCTCGAAATGTCCCATGGCCACGTTATCCAGCACGCTCTCGCCGCCGGCAAGGCCCCGCCGGAAACGATCCTCGGGAATGAAAGCCAATCCGAGATCGCGGCGTTCCTTGACCGTTGTGTTCGTGATATCGCGTCCCGAGAGCTCGATCCTGCCACCGAGGCTCCTGCGGAGGCCCACGAGTGCCTCGACCAACTGTTCTTGCCCGTTTCCAGACACGCCGGCGATGCCGACTATCTCCCCTCCTCCAATGTCAAAGCTGATGTCTTGCAGCGCAACTGCATTCGTTCCTGACGTGGATAGGTTCTGGACCGTAAGGACCGGGCTCCCCGGCGAGACAGACGCGACAGGTCCGCGCTTGCCGAGACTGCGACCGACCATCATGTGGATCAGCGCCTCGGCGTCGACGTCGGCCGTCCTGACCTCGCCGACAACTCTTCCTCCGCGAAGCACGGTGGCGGCGTCGCTGATCGCAAACACTTCGGGCAGGCGATGTGTGATGAAGACGATGGTCCGCCCCGATTCGCGCAACGACCGCAGAACGGTGAACAGTTCGTCGGCCTCCTGGGGAGTGAGCACCGCAGTAGGCTCGTCGAGCACCAGCACTTCGGCGCCGCGATAGAGAACCTTGAGTAGCTCGACCCGCTGTCGTTGCCCAACGGCGAGATCTCCGACCAGAGCTGCCGGATCGACGTGCAGCCCAACTCTCTCACATAGCTGGGCTACCGCGGTTTCGGCATCCCCCTTGCGGTACCACCCGTGCCGAGCGGGCTCGGCGCCGAAGACGATGTTCTCCGCAACCGTGAGGCGATCGAACAGCATGAAGTGCTGGTGGACCATGCCAATCCCCGCTCGCACCGCAGATCTCGGTCCATGGAAATCGA
It contains:
- a CDS encoding enoyl-CoA hydratase/isomerase family protein; the protein is METLRLETDGPVTWVWLDRPERRNSFDQTTLTELRESFEMLDADETVGAVVLAARGPVFSAGFDVEWMLRLTAKTVRQELAGIRAVYDTIEGCSKPFIVAVDGPAVGGGLLLALTADIRLATERAGFGAPEVKIGIFPSLDLVPRLERIVGLGMAKRMVLTGDMISASEAEGSGLVGRLISPDSLLDEAGTLARDLADLPPMGVQTAKKAFAASRRPGHAEWEIDAFTRCWTSPEREPAMRAFLQSR
- a CDS encoding ABC transporter ATP-binding protein; the protein is MDRCASEGTGLTNTSGPLGIEMRDISKRFGSTTALSGAHFRARRAEITALVGENGAGKSTLMRILAGVERADEGEIFVQGEEVDFHGPRSAVRAGIGMVHQHFMLFDRLTVAENIVFGAEPARHGWYRKGDAETAVAQLCERVGLHVDPAALVGDLAVGQRQRVELLKVLYRGAEVLVLDEPTAVLTPQEADELFTVLRSLRESGRTIVFITHRLPEVFAISDAATVLRGGRVVGEVRTADVDAEALIHMMVGRSLGKRGPVASVSPGSPVLTVQNLSTSGTNAVALQDISFDIGGGEIVGIAGVSGNGQEQLVEALVGLRRSLGGRIELSGRDITNTTVKERRDLGLAFIPEDRFRRGLAGGESVLDNVAMGHFERHGLSRRGWLDRAAMRSWADQVVTTFNVRGGGTAARDLSGGNAQRLVVGRELELDSSLIIAEQPTRGVDIGATEQIRDALEAHRRAGTSVLLISADLEEITKLSQRILVMFDGRIVAEVPSGTDRYTIGRYMAGLGSSDGPGAEMALQ
- a CDS encoding ABC transporter permease → MEALLNPEILSTAVRALAPILLVALGGFISERAGIFNIALEGNMLIGAFAAVWGSYHFESAWAGVAVAVIAGATYSLLLAVIVVSFDGDEFVAGVALNLAAIGITGFLLRLLFDTRGSFDDPRILGLHAIRIPFIDGIPILGELLSGHSALIYLAIAMVPATHWFLEHHVIGLRIRGVGMHPDAAESLGVSATRMRYLALVLAGLLAGLGGAQLSIGQVTLFTGNMTAGRGWIAVVIVMLAFGSTLRVLTIGAAFTFIIAAGLRLQTSGLPVQLTAAIPFAATLLALVIVYSRQHARAYWLE
- a CDS encoding ABC transporter permease; the encoded protein is MTRSLRLLTVGLVTLALAILIVAVTGESPMATYRALLFESLGDGKRIAMTAARVLPILGVGGAAWLSLRAGIFNIGQEGQLALGGLTAAVVGAAISLPGVVAIPTTLAVSALAGALLAILGGYLEIRYRVPILISTLLLNFIAVGAVSYLVNFTFQEGGSLGGQTIPVRESVRIPRLVAGTTLGYGVFIILAVVAATAVLVNRTRFGYRLRMMGANRDFAEASGIDIKSTTYVVLGLSGSIAALTGAVVILGVHYRYADGVLTTAGVAWTGILAAILAGRRAWVLVLTSAFFGILASGAAGIERATNVPFEFIAILQATIILMMTVQVGLAAKSKPVG